The genomic interval CACAGTCGTAACCATTACAACTACCACAATAACGAGAGGAGCCCCAGCCCAAATCATCACCGTAACCACAACAGAAACAAACTATGGATCAACAAAAACCGTAACAGTCGAAGGAGTAACCTCATTCACAACCACAGCAACATCCACGTTCTACGTGGGCGGAACAAACCAGACGAACACAAATAAAACAACATCAGGATCCACCTCAGTTACCCGAAGCACAACATCAAACAACGAAGGCCAGAATAACCCGCAGCCAGCAAACCAAATGCAGACTGAAACAGTAACTACTACCTTAACAATCAATGCACCTCAAGCAACAACCACCGTAACGAAGTACACAACCACCGATGCAACAATCACAGTCACCAAAAACACCACAGTTTACAACGGAAACCCAACCGCCACAGTCACAGTAACCACAACCGAGATGAAATACGGATCAACAAAAACCGTAACAGTGGACGGTACAACCAGAGTCACAACCACCACAACAATCACCACAACCGTCACCACAGCAAAATAACCACAAGCAAACCGCCTCTAACTAATCAGAACCGCAGAAGAAACAAACAGCAGAATACAGATAGATGGATGGATAGGTAGGCTAATACGTAGCCTCACTAAACATCAATGCTGATGACCTCTAAGAGCGAAGGACGCATAATCCTATCAACCTACCCTGACCGCGAAACAGCCAAGATCTTCGCTAAACAGGTTGTAGAGTCACGTTTAGCCGCCTGCGTAAACCTTGTGAAAATCGAATCAATCTACACCTGGAAAGGCAAACTCGAAGACACAGACGAATACCTAGCGATCTTCAAAACAAGCCTAGAGGCAGTTGGAAAGCTAAAGGAAACTATTCGAAACCAGCATCCCTACGAAGTGCCTGAAATCATCGAAATCGAACCCCGAGACATCAGCAAAAGCTACTTGGACTGGCTGAAAACCTCTACCGTCATCCCACGCTCAACGTGAACTGAACTTAACAGGGTAGCGGAGAAGCGCAACCACCCCGCCGAGCTTCGACACCTGAACACCCAGATCCGTTGAAGGATCAATAAGAAACGCGGTGCCGCGGCGACCCTCCACCATGTTCAAAAGCCTGATCACATTCTCCTCTTCCACACCAAGCTCAAAAATCCTGTCAGAAACCAGCAGCGACTCAACCGCGCCAGCATCAGCCGCAGCCGCAGCGTCCTTGAAACCTATGGCGAGCCGCTCATCCCCCACAGCGACGCGTCTAAGCATCTCCTCAAGCATCTCAGCCGCCTTACCCAGCCTGCTCCCCTCAATCTTCTCCCTAAGATTCTTCGAGTGAAGAGCAACATAAATCCCGTCATCCCCAGTAGAATCCACCCCCTCAACAACCTGAGCTGATGCAGCTAAGGGGCTGCCGTTCTTCCCCAAGTAGTTGACGAACTCGTTTCTAGTGGT from Nitrososphaerota archaeon carries:
- a CDS encoding divalent-cation tolerance protein CutA, with translation MTSKSEGRIILSTYPDRETAKIFAKQVVESRLAACVNLVKIESIYTWKGKLEDTDEYLAIFKTSLEAVGKLKETIRNQHPYEVPEIIEIEPRDISKSYLDWLKTSTVIPRST